In Spodoptera frugiperda isolate SF20-4 chromosome 12, AGI-APGP_CSIRO_Sfru_2.0, whole genome shotgun sequence, a single window of DNA contains:
- the LOC118262337 gene encoding ZZ-type zinc finger-containing protein 3 — MDNIDSENMDSEEEFAFETDHLALRGNKDYCDLLKFIVKLEAQKVKALKDIEELSEAQNRALNDPLSFLEEMKSGNVNFPPRQNIAEIPNIDWSSYGIDSTLDGDDMRDTKPNKDDLDNSTKVRGRKFTDSKPETFNQLWSCEEQKRLEELLEIYPEEPIEARRYKKIAEALGTRTPIQVMSRIQKYFAKLAKAGLPIPGRIPKGIGREKNKSIFYKKSTFFPQLHVPVTMEDPYDSGEAHDSVATVEIKNSNKYMLELLKAAREQRILDETAPVYQSKTMCVGCQKTGFLGARWTDNAGTDYCTDCVVKLLPAERLIPVRQPV; from the coding sequence ATGGATAACATAGATTCAGAAAACATGGACTCTGAAGAGGAATTTGCCTTTGAAACTGACCACCTAGCTCTTCGTGGAAACAAAGATTATTGTGACCTGCTGAAGTTTATCGTAAAACTAGAGGCTCAGAAAGTAAAGGCATTGAAAGATATAGAAGAGTTATCTGAAGCTCAAAACAGAGCTTTGAATGATCCATTGTCTTTCCTGGAGGAAATGAAATCTGGCAATGTGAACTTCCCACCGCGACAAAATATTGCCGAAATACCAAATATCGACTGGAGCAGTTATGGCATAGACTCTACTTTGGACGGAGATGACATGAGGGACACTAAACCAAATAAAGATGATCTTGATAATAGCACTAAAGTGAGAGGACGAAAGTTCACAGACAGTAAACCGGAAACATTCAACCAGCTTTGGTCTTGTGAAGAGCAGAAAAGATTAGAAGAATTACTTGAAATCTATCCTGAGGAACCTATAGAGGCAAGACGTTACAAGAAAATAGCTGAGGCATTAGGTACTCGGACACCTATACAAGTCATGAGCAGAATACAAAAGTATTTTGCTAAACTGGCCAAGGCAGGATTGCCAATACCAGGTAGAATTCCAAAAGGTATTGGGAGAGAAAAgaataaatctatattttacAAGAAGTCTACATTCTTCCCGCAACTACATGTGCCTGTCACCATGGAGGATCCATATGACAGTGGAGAGGCCCATGACAGTGTGGCCACTGTAGAAATAAAGAACAGTAACAAGTATATGTTGGAGTTACTGAAAGCTGCAAGGGAACAAAGGATATTAGATGAAACCGCACCTGTCTATCAGTCTAAAACTATGTGTGTTGGATGCCAGAAAACTGGGTTCTTGGGTGCAAGGTGGACGGATAATGCAGGCACAGACTATTGCACTGACTGTGTGGTGAAGCTGCTGCCAGCTGAGAGACTGATACCTGTGCGACAACCTGTGTGA